From the Nitrososphaerota archaeon genome, the window AGCCCGAAGATCTCGCCTTGCTCGATCTCAAGATCTACATTATCCACCGCCTTTACTCTTTTATTAAATATCTTTGTGAGCCCGCGTGCTTCAACGATCTTCTCAGGCAACGCTCTCAACCTCCTCCTTCTCCTCCTCTATCTGCTTTATCCTCTGCCTAACCCAACTCAACTCATCAACCAGATTACTCTCATACTCTTCTAGAATTCTTCTAAGACTCTCCTTACTCAGCTTCCCCCAGCTATCCTCTATTACCGCGTGCAGCAAGTTCAGGTGGAGTTTAGAGCCCTCTATCACAAACTTAGGTATGTCCTCTAGATCAAGTATGCCCAAGAGAAGACCTCTGGACGCTGCTAGGCGATGACTCGCGTTCAGAAAATGCGCCTTAGCATCCTTCAAAAAGTTTAGCCCCTTTGATGTTATAGTGTAGAGCCTCCTCAACC encodes:
- a CDS encoding PadR family transcriptional regulator, producing the protein MKAVGSKDEALCAGRRGVPTGLLIHYILHKLASKPAYGYELLSDIERKTQGLWRPSPGSLYPLFKRMLDKGLIDVKEVKVGRRLRRLYTITSKGLNFLKDAKAHFLNASHRLAASRGLLLGILDLEDIPKFVIEGSKLHLNLLHAVIEDSWGKLSKESLRRILEEYESNLVDELSWVRQRIKQIEEEKEEVESVA